Proteins encoded by one window of Sorex araneus isolate mSorAra2 chromosome 3, mSorAra2.pri, whole genome shotgun sequence:
- the LOC101536821 gene encoding olfactory receptor 151-like isoform X1: MSQKERDRHRKIALRCNHSIVTEFVLEGLTHRPELQLPLFFLFLGIYGVTVVGNLGMILLIAFNSKLHSPMYFFLGNLSFLDFFYSSVVTPKLLGTFVWEKNVISYPGCMTQLYFFCVFTIGECFMLTAMAYDRYVAICNPLLYNVTMSPKVCNMLVIWVYTMGTWGALAHTIAMTKLSFCGDNVIHHYFCDILPLLKLSCSSTHVNELLVFYVGGFNVLTSTSPIIISYVFIIANILRISSAEGRSKAFGTCGSHLTAVGVFYGSIVFMYFRPSSSNMAQEQVASVFYTTVIPMLNPLIYSLRNKDVKNVLRNTLGKR; encoded by the exons atgagtcagaaagaaagagacagacacagaaagatcgcact CAGGTGCAATCACTCCATTGTGACTGAGTTTGTCCTGGAAGGATTAACACACCGGCCAGAACTCCAGctgcctctcttcttcctgtttctAGGCATCTATGGGGTCACTGTAGTGGGGAACCTGGGCATGATCCTCCTGATCGCTTTCAACTCCAAGCTCCACTctcccatgtactttttccttggtaatttgtcatttttagatttcttttattcCTCCGTTGTTACCCCCAAACTCCTAGGAACCTTTGTATGggagaaaaatgttatttcttatcCTGGATGTATGACCCAACtctatttcttttgtgtttttactatAGGAGAATGTTTTATGTTAACTGCAATGGCATATGACAGATATGTAGCTATCTGCAATCCTCTGCTGTACAATGTCACCATGTCCCCAAAGGTGTGCAATATGTTGGTGATTTGGGTCTATACCATGGGGACATGGGGTGCTTTAGCCCACACAATTGCCATGACTAAGCTTTCCTTCTGTGGGGACAATGTCATCCACCATTACTTCTGTGACATACTCCCTCTTCTAAAGCTTTCCTGCTCCAGCACCCATGTCAATGAGCTTCTGGTGTTCTATGTGGGTGGATTCAATGTGCTGACATCAACTTCACCTATTATCAtctcttatgtttttattattgctaACATTCTTCGGATCTCTTCTGCTGAGGGCAGGTCCAAAGCTTTTGGTACCTGTGGCTCCCACCTGACTGCAGTTGGAGTCTTTTATGGCTCTATCGTCTTTATGTATTTTAGGCCATCCTCCAGCAACATGGCCCAGGAGCAGGTGGCCTCTGTGTTCTATACCACAGTGATCCCCATGCTGAATCCCCTGATCTACAGTTTGAGAAATAAGGATGTAAAGAATGTACTGAGAAACACTTTAGGGAAAAGGTAA
- the LOC101536821 gene encoding olfactory receptor 151-like isoform X2 — MTRCNHSIVTEFVLEGLTHRPELQLPLFFLFLGIYGVTVVGNLGMILLIAFNSKLHSPMYFFLGNLSFLDFFYSSVVTPKLLGTFVWEKNVISYPGCMTQLYFFCVFTIGECFMLTAMAYDRYVAICNPLLYNVTMSPKVCNMLVIWVYTMGTWGALAHTIAMTKLSFCGDNVIHHYFCDILPLLKLSCSSTHVNELLVFYVGGFNVLTSTSPIIISYVFIIANILRISSAEGRSKAFGTCGSHLTAVGVFYGSIVFMYFRPSSSNMAQEQVASVFYTTVIPMLNPLIYSLRNKDVKNVLRNTLGKR; from the coding sequence ATGACCAGGTGCAATCACTCCATTGTGACTGAGTTTGTCCTGGAAGGATTAACACACCGGCCAGAACTCCAGctgcctctcttcttcctgtttctAGGCATCTATGGGGTCACTGTAGTGGGGAACCTGGGCATGATCCTCCTGATCGCTTTCAACTCCAAGCTCCACTctcccatgtactttttccttggtaatttgtcatttttagatttcttttattcCTCCGTTGTTACCCCCAAACTCCTAGGAACCTTTGTATGggagaaaaatgttatttcttatcCTGGATGTATGACCCAACtctatttcttttgtgtttttactatAGGAGAATGTTTTATGTTAACTGCAATGGCATATGACAGATATGTAGCTATCTGCAATCCTCTGCTGTACAATGTCACCATGTCCCCAAAGGTGTGCAATATGTTGGTGATTTGGGTCTATACCATGGGGACATGGGGTGCTTTAGCCCACACAATTGCCATGACTAAGCTTTCCTTCTGTGGGGACAATGTCATCCACCATTACTTCTGTGACATACTCCCTCTTCTAAAGCTTTCCTGCTCCAGCACCCATGTCAATGAGCTTCTGGTGTTCTATGTGGGTGGATTCAATGTGCTGACATCAACTTCACCTATTATCAtctcttatgtttttattattgctaACATTCTTCGGATCTCTTCTGCTGAGGGCAGGTCCAAAGCTTTTGGTACCTGTGGCTCCCACCTGACTGCAGTTGGAGTCTTTTATGGCTCTATCGTCTTTATGTATTTTAGGCCATCCTCCAGCAACATGGCCCAGGAGCAGGTGGCCTCTGTGTTCTATACCACAGTGATCCCCATGCTGAATCCCCTGATCTACAGTTTGAGAAATAAGGATGTAAAGAATGTACTGAGAAACACTTTAGGGAAAAGGTAA
- the LOC101536829 gene encoding olfactory receptor 151-like: MEMTRCNHSTVSEFVLEGLTHRPELQLPLFFLFLGIYGVTVVGNLGMILLIAFNSKLHSPMYFFLGNLSFLDLFYSSVVTPKLLGNFLLEKNVISYPGCMTQLYFFCFFAIGECFMLTAMAYDRYVAICNPLLYSVTMSPKVCNMLVIGVYTMGTWGALAHTIAMTRVSFCGDNVIRHYFCDVFPLLKLSCSSTHVNELLVIYVGGFNVLTSTSTIIISYVFIIANILRISSAEGRSKAFGTCGSHLTAVGVFYGSIIFMYFRPPSRNMAQEQVASVFYTTVIPMLNPLIYSLRNKDVKNVLRNTLGKR, from the coding sequence ATGGAAATGACCAGGTGCAATCACTCCACTGTCTCTGAGTTTGTCCTGGAAGGATTAACACACCGGCCAGAACTCCAGctgcctctcttcttcctgtttctAGGCATCTATGGGGTCACTGTAGTGGGGAACCTGGGCATGATCCTCCTGATCGCTTTCAACTCCAAGCTCCATTctcccatgtactttttcctcgGTAATTTGTCATTCTTAGATCTCTTTTATTCCTCAGTAGTTACACCCAAACTCCTAGGAAACTTTTTgttggaaaaaaatgttatttcttatcCTGGATGTATGACACAgctctatttcttttgtttttttgctataGGAGAATGTTTTATGTTAACGGCAATGGCATATGACAGATATGTAGCTATCTGCAATCCTCTGCTGTACAGTGTCACCATGTCCCCAAAGGTGTGCAATATGTTGGTGATTGGGGTCTATACCATGGGGACATGGGGTGCTTTAGCCCACACAATTGCAATGACTAGGGTTTCCTTCTGTGGGGACAATGTCATCCGCCATTACTTCTGTGACGTATTTCCTCTTCTAAAGCTTTCCTGCTCCAGCACCCATGTCAATGAGCTTCTGGTGATCTATGTGGGTGGATTCAATGTGCTGACATCAACCTCGACCATTATCATCTCTTATGTTTTTATAATTGCTAACATTCTTCGGATCTCTTCCGCTGAGGGCAGGTCCAAAGCCTTTGGTACCTGTGGCTCCCACCTGACTGCAGTTGGAGTTTTTTATGGCTCTATCATCTTTATGTATTTTAGGCCACCCTCCAGAAACATGGCCCAGGAGCAGGTGGCCTCTGTGTTCTACACCACAGTGATCCCCATGCTGAATCCCCTGATCTACAGTTTGAGAAATAAGGATGTAAAGAATGTACTGAGAAACACCTTAGGGAAAAGGTAA